The Siniperca chuatsi isolate FFG_IHB_CAS linkage group LG7, ASM2008510v1, whole genome shotgun sequence genome includes a window with the following:
- the mab21l1 gene encoding putative nucleotidyltransferase MAB21L1, with translation MIAAQAKLVYHLNKYYNEKCQSRKAAISKTIREVCKVVSDVLKEVEVQEPRFISSLSEMDNRFEGLEVISPTEFEVVLYLNQMGVFNFVDDGSLPGCAVLKLSDGRKRSMSLWVEFITASGYLSARKIRSRFQTLVAQAVDKCSYRDVVKMVADTSEVKLRIRDRYVVQITPAFKCTGIWPRSAAHWPLPHIPWPGPNRVAEVKAEGFNLLSKECYSLNGKQSSAESDAWVLQFAEAENRLLLGGCRKKCLSVLKALRDRHLELPGQPLNNYHMKTLVSYECEKHPRESDWDENCLGDRLNGILLQLISCLQCRRCPHYFLPNLDLFQGKPHSALENAAKQTWRLAREILTNPKSLEKL, from the coding sequence ATGATAGCCGCCCAGGCAAAATTGGTGTATCACCTCAACAAATACTACAACGAGAAATGTCAGTCTCGAAAAGCAGCCATCTCCAAGACCATCCGGGAGGTGTGCAAGGTGGTATCGGATGTCCTGAAGGAGGTCGAGGTGCAGGAGCCCCGCTTCATCAGTTCTCTCAGCGAGATGGATAACCGTTTCGAGGGACTGGAGGTCATTTCACCCACCGAGTTCGAGGTTGTACTCTATCTGAATCAGATGGGAGTATTCAACTTTGTGGATGACGGGTCTCTCCCGGGCTGCGCCGTGCTCAAGCTCAGCGACGGCCGCAAGAGAAGCATGTCTCTCTGGGTTGAATTCATCACAGCCTCCGGTTACCTTTCGGCGCGCAAGATCCGGTCGAGATTTCAGACACTGGTGGCGCAGGCAGTGGATAAATGCAGCTACAGAGATGTTGTCAAAATGGTCGCTGACACAAGTGAGGTGAAGTTGCGCATTAGAGACAGATATGTGGTGCAAATCACGCCGGCTTTCAAGTGCACTGGGATCTGGCCACGAAGCGCTGCGCACTGGCCTCTCCCTCACATCCCCTGGCCGGGACCTAACCGAGTGGCAGAGGTCAAAGCGGAAGGTTTCAATCTTTTATCCAAAGAGTGCTACTCCCTGAACGGCAAGCAGAGCTCAGCAGAGAGCGACGCCTGGGTCTTGCAGTTCGCCGAGGCCGAGAACCGGCTCCTCCTTGGTGGATGCAGGAAGAAATGCTTGTCAGTCCTCAAAGCCTTACGCGACCGTCACCTCGAACTGCCTGGACAACCCCTGAACAACTACCACATGAAAACTTTGGTTTCCTACGAGTGTGAGAAGCATCCCAGGGAGTCGGACTGGGATGAGAACTGCCTCGGCGACCGCCTGAACGGGATACTATTGCAGCTTATTTCATGTTTGCAGTGCAGAAGGTGCCCGCATTATTTCCTGCCCAATTTAGACCTGTTTCAAGGAAAACCTCACTCTGCTCTAGAGAACGCAGCCAAACAGACTTGGCGACTGGCAAGAGAAATACTGACCAACCCCAAAAGCTTGGAGAAACTCTGa